In Thermovirga sp., a single genomic region encodes these proteins:
- the alaS gene encoding alanine--tRNA ligase: KPYFLGKRVPSFKRATTSQKCVRTNDIENVGKTARHHTLFEMLGNFSFGDYFKSGAAAFAWDFLTGEVGLDPDRLYPTIYKDDEEAFSIWNGEIGVPSERICRMGEEDNFWSVGPVGPCGPCSELIYDQGPSFSCGRPGCGVGCECDRFLEVWNLVFMQYNRLEDGTLVPLPKQNIDTGMGLERLASVVQQVAGDFQTDLFKPLIDKSCEICGIRYGDGGPGDRAARVIADHFRATAFMIADGVLPSNEGRGYVLRRILRRAVRFGRLFGVDRPFLMDLYPVLLEVMGEPYGELIEQRPLIGQVVELEEERFGRTLEMGLRLLEREVSSLAPGMEGTLPGGVAFELYDTFGFPYELTEEVCQEKGVRVDREGFEREMEKQRERARAGAKSASSGIGKSLFDELVEEQGATAFCGYTSERANTTITAVIVGDRRVESAPEGSEAVLILRETPFYGEGGGQVGDRGTISGESFLAEVNDTIKTSGDLVAHRVTVTRGEAAEGLPVVAEVDSERRRATRAHHTATHLLHEALTRVLGRHVTQAGSLVNEEMLRFDFTHMKPLSDDETREVELMVNRQIVLNTPLEVILTDRESAKRLGAKALFNEKYGSEVRVVRVPGFSAELCGGTHVDATGDIGSFKIIREEGIGSGIRRITALAGMPSFLHHQRLSEQVEALARLLSVPAEELQKKAAELVQENRLLSGRLEKQKSRLALSGVEELLHGREEAGGIAIVTGILKGADPESLREAGDRIRQRLSPVVIVLAAGEGDRGNLVAMADKEAVAMGVDCGLLARKIAAGLGGGGGGRADMAQAGFRDMSGLAASLKGVREQVLEMTGGKA; encoded by the coding sequence CTTCGCCTGGGATTTCCTCACCGGGGAGGTGGGGCTCGACCCGGACAGGCTCTACCCGACGATCTACAAGGACGACGAGGAGGCCTTCTCCATCTGGAACGGGGAGATCGGGGTCCCGTCGGAGCGCATCTGCCGGATGGGCGAGGAGGACAACTTCTGGTCCGTGGGACCCGTCGGTCCCTGCGGACCCTGCTCCGAACTGATCTACGACCAGGGGCCCTCCTTCTCCTGCGGCAGGCCCGGCTGCGGCGTGGGCTGCGAGTGCGACCGCTTCCTGGAGGTGTGGAACCTCGTCTTCATGCAGTACAACCGGCTGGAAGACGGCACCCTCGTGCCGCTGCCCAAGCAGAACATAGACACCGGCATGGGGCTGGAGCGCCTTGCGTCGGTGGTCCAGCAGGTGGCCGGGGATTTTCAGACCGATCTCTTCAAGCCCCTCATTGACAAGTCCTGCGAGATCTGCGGCATAAGGTACGGCGACGGCGGGCCCGGAGACAGGGCCGCCAGGGTCATCGCCGACCATTTCAGGGCCACGGCCTTCATGATAGCCGACGGGGTCCTCCCCTCGAACGAGGGGCGCGGCTACGTCCTCAGGAGGATACTGAGGAGAGCCGTCCGTTTCGGGAGGCTTTTCGGCGTCGACAGGCCCTTCCTGATGGACCTCTACCCCGTGCTGCTCGAGGTGATGGGGGAACCCTACGGGGAACTCATCGAGCAGCGGCCCCTCATCGGCCAGGTGGTGGAACTGGAGGAAGAGCGTTTCGGCCGGACCCTGGAGATGGGGCTGCGGCTGCTGGAAAGGGAGGTCTCTTCCCTGGCCCCGGGGATGGAAGGCACCCTCCCGGGGGGCGTGGCCTTTGAACTTTACGACACCTTCGGCTTTCCCTACGAACTGACCGAGGAGGTCTGCCAGGAAAAGGGGGTAAGGGTGGACCGTGAGGGCTTCGAAAGGGAGATGGAAAAGCAGCGGGAAAGGGCGAGGGCCGGCGCGAAGAGCGCCTCGAGCGGGATAGGCAAGAGCCTTTTCGATGAACTCGTCGAAGAGCAGGGAGCCACGGCTTTCTGCGGTTATACTTCCGAAAGGGCTAACACCACCATCACCGCCGTCATCGTCGGCGACAGAAGGGTGGAAAGCGCCCCCGAGGGTTCCGAGGCTGTCCTGATCCTGCGGGAGACCCCCTTTTACGGCGAGGGGGGCGGCCAGGTCGGCGACAGGGGCACCATCAGCGGGGAATCCTTCCTGGCCGAGGTCAACGACACCATCAAGACCTCCGGCGACCTGGTGGCTCACAGGGTCACCGTCACCAGGGGGGAGGCCGCCGAGGGCCTGCCCGTCGTCGCCGAGGTGGATAGCGAGAGGCGCCGCGCCACCAGGGCCCACCACACCGCGACCCACTTGCTTCATGAAGCGCTGACGAGGGTGCTCGGCCGCCACGTAACCCAGGCCGGTTCCCTCGTGAACGAGGAGATGCTGCGTTTCGATTTCACCCACATGAAACCCCTCTCCGACGATGAAACCAGGGAGGTGGAGTTGATGGTGAACCGGCAGATCGTCCTCAACACCCCCCTCGAGGTCATCCTGACGGACAGGGAGAGCGCGAAGAGGCTGGGGGCGAAGGCCCTTTTCAACGAAAAGTATGGGTCCGAGGTGAGGGTTGTCCGCGTCCCCGGCTTCAGCGCGGAGCTCTGCGGCGGCACCCACGTGGACGCCACCGGGGACATCGGCTCCTTCAAGATCATCCGGGAGGAGGGCATAGGGTCGGGGATCCGGAGGATCACGGCCCTGGCGGGAATGCCCTCCTTTTTGCACCATCAGAGGCTTTCGGAACAGGTCGAGGCCCTGGCGAGGTTGCTTTCCGTCCCCGCCGAAGAACTTCAGAAGAAGGCAGCGGAACTGGTCCAGGAGAACCGCCTCCTTTCCGGCCGGCTGGAAAAGCAGAAAAGCCGCCTGGCCCTTTCCGGGGTGGAGGAGCTCCTCCACGGTCGCGAGGAGGCGGGGGGCATCGCCATCGTGACGGGCATACTGAAAGGGGCCGATCCTGAGTCCCTGAGGGAAGCGGGAGACAGGATCAGGCAAAGGCTGTCGCCGGTGGTGATCGTCCTGGCGGCGGGAGAGGGTGACCGGGGGAACCTGGTGGCCATGGCCGACAAGGAGGCCGTGGCGATGGGGGTCGATTGCGGCTTGCTGGCGAGAAAAATAGCGGCCGGTCTCGGCGGCGGCGGCGGTGGAAGGGCCGACATGGCCCAGGCCGGGTTCAGGGACATGTCCGGCCTGGCCGCCTCACTGAAGGGCGTCCGCGAACAAGTCCTTGAGATGACGGGAGGAAAGGCTTGA
- the ruvX gene encoding Holliday junction resolvase RuvX — protein MKRALGLDIGRVRIGVALSDPLGAFAQGIDVLDAGKDWMALVRDMVREKGVDVVVVGIPINTDGSRGPEAERVLGIIERLRERIGDESIEIVPWDERFTTVQAERALLEGNLSRRGRRGVVDKVAASLILQSFLESRRS, from the coding sequence TTGAAAAGGGCCCTTGGCCTGGATATAGGCAGAGTAAGGATCGGCGTGGCCCTGAGCGATCCCCTGGGAGCTTTCGCCCAGGGGATCGATGTGCTCGACGCGGGGAAGGACTGGATGGCCCTGGTGAGGGACATGGTCCGGGAGAAGGGGGTCGACGTCGTCGTCGTCGGCATCCCGATCAACACCGACGGATCGAGGGGTCCCGAGGCCGAACGCGTCCTGGGCATCATCGAAAGGCTCCGGGAAAGGATAGGCGATGAAAGCATCGAGATCGTCCCCTGGGATGAAAGGTTTACCACCGTCCAGGCCGAGAGGGCGCTCCTGGAGGGCAACCTCTCGAGGCGCGGGAGAAGGGGCGTCGTCGACAAGGTGGCCGCCTCCCTCATCCTGCAATCCTTCCTGGAGAGCAGGAGATCATGA